The Gemmatimonadota bacterium nucleotide sequence CCCGACGTGCCCGATTTCGCTGCGGCGCTCTTCGGCACGCTCAAGGCGGGCGCCGTCGGGGTGATGGTTAATCGCTTCCTCGACGAGCGCCGGCTCCGCGACCTCTGCGACTACACGCGGGCCGCTGCGGTCGTCCTGCAAGCGGATCAGCGGGAGCCCTTCGACCGGGCCGCGGCCTCCGCCAGAGCCCGCCCCCGTCTCCTCGTGCTCGGAACCGAGGAAGGGGAACGGGTGGTGGGCGACTCCGACCCGCATTTCGACAACTTCCGTTCCCACTCCGACGATCCGGCGATCTGGCTCTTCTCGGGCGGAACGACCGGGCTTCCGAAAGGCGTCGTTCAGAGCCACGCCTCGTTCGCCAACTCGACCGAACGCTACGCCCGCCGAGTGATCGGCTACGCGCCCGACGACGTCACCATCTCGGTGCCGAAGCTCTTCTTCGGCTACGCCACCGGCTCCAACCTCCTCTTTCCGCTCGCCGCAGGAGGGTCCGCCGTGCTTTTCCCGGAGCGTTGCACCGCCGACGAGCTCTTCGCTCAGATCGCCCGGCACCGCCCCACGATCCTCGTGAACGTGCCTACCATGGCGAACCAGATGGTGACGCACCCCCGCGCCCACGAGCAGGACCTGAGCTGTCTTCGGCTCGCCACCACGGCAGGCGAGGCCCTTCCCGCTTCGCTTCATCGCCGGTGGAACGACACCTTCGGCGTTGAGCTGCTCGACGGTCTGGGCACGGCCGAAATGTGGCACGTGTTCATCTCGAACCGCCCCGGCGAGGTTCGGCCCGGCACCCTCGGCACCGCGGTTCCCGGCTTCGACGTGCGGCTCTGCGACGACGACGGCCGCGAGGTGCCGCCCGGCGAGCTGGGCCGCATGCGCGTCCGGGGCGGCTCCCGGGCGCACGGCTACTGGCAGCGTCCTCGCGAGACGCGTCGCGCCTTCGCCCACGACTGGTACGTCTCCGGCGACATGATGACCCGTGACGAGGACGGGTACTTCACCTACCAGGGACGCTCCGACGACCTCCTCAAGGTCTCGGGCAAGTGGTTCTCTCCGGCGGAGGCCGAAGAGCGGCTGCTGGCCCACGTCGATGTCCGCGAGGCCGCGGTCGTGGGGGTCGAGGACGCCGACGGACTCGTGGTCCCGGTGGCGTTCGTTATCCTGGCGGATGGATCGCCTGCGGACGCGACGGACCTGCGTACTCACGCCCGCAACCGCATGGAATCCTACAAGATCCCGCGAGCGATCCACCTGCTCGACGACTTCCCACGTACTCACCTGGGCAAGGTGGACCGCAGGGCGCTCAAGTCGATGGCGGCGGGGTCATGCTTCTAAGCAAGTCGCTGGTGGCAAAGCCCATCACGGCGCACATGAAAAGTGGCGGGAAGGGATCGCACCAAGTTCAGGAACCGAGCCGTCAGGCCGCCCGGGGTTGCTTCCGCGAGCGAAACGGGGCACCTTCGACGCCAGGCGGATGCGACCTGTGGCAGCAGCGATTCGCCATTCGATAGGGCAAACCGGACGACACCACTCCCAGGAACCCCATGACCGAACCCACCCGAAGCGGACGTCCCGCCGTCCACCCGGTCCGCGGCCCACGTCCTCGCGCCCTTTGTCGCAGCTACGGGGCTTCGCGTGGATCCGTTCACGTTCTTCTCGTCATCGCCACGCTGTCGGCCGCCTATCCTTCCCTCGCGTCCTCACAGGCGTCCAGCCTCGTCTCCCCCGACGGCGCCGTCGACTGGAACCGCTTCTACACCGCCGCCGAGACCGACCAGATCCTGCGCGAGTTTCACGCCCTCCATCCGGGACTCACCGAGCTGTACCGGATCGGCGAGAGCTTGCGAGGCCGACCCCTGATGACGATCGCCATCACCAACGAGGCGACCGGTCCCGCGCACGAGAAGCCCGCCCTCTACGTCGACGGCGGCATCCACGCGGGCGAGCTCACCGGATCCGCCGTGGCCACCCACCTCGTCGGCCATCTCCTGAACGGGTACGGCGCCGATCCGCGCATCACCGCCCTCCTCGACACACGCGCGTTCTACGTTCGCCCGAAGTTCAATCCCGACGGCTCGGACCTGGCCCTGATCGAGGACCAGTCGCTGCGCAGCACCACCCGCCCGTTCGACGACGACGAGGACGGGACCGCGGACGAAGACCCGCCCGAGGACCTCGACGGCGACGGCTGGATCACGCGCATGCGCATCCCCGACCCGCGGGGCGTCTGGGTGGCCGACCCCACGGACGATCGCATCCTGGTGCGCGATCCCGAGATGAGCATGGCCGGGCCGCGTTACACGACCATGAGCGAGGGGATCGACAACGACGTCGACGGCGCGCTCAACGAGGACGGCGTCGGCGGGCTCGACATGAACCGCAACTTCCCGCGCAACTGGGAGCGCGAGCACCTTCAGCCCGGCGCCGGGGACTATCCGCTTTCGGAACCCGAGACCCGCGCGGCGGCGGAGTTCGTCAACGCCCATCGCAACATCGTCGGCATCGTCGCCGGCCACACTTCGGGAGGATTCGTGTACCGGCTGCCCTCGGCGTCGGCCCCGTCCCTCTTCCCGCCGAACGATCTGGAGCTGATTCTGCACCTGGGCGAGGAGTACACGCGTTCGACCGGACGCCCCGTGGTGCCCAGCTCCACGCACCCCACCGAGCATCGCTACGGGACGCTGATTTCTTGGGGATACTGGGATCACGGCGTAATCGGATGGGTCCCGGAGTTCTCGCCCGGGCCGGAGGCGTGGGTGACGGACTACGACGGGGACGGAGAGATCGTCGAGGCCGAGCAGCACCGCTTCAACGACGAGGAGCTCGGCGGCAGGTACTTTTCGGACTGGACGCCCTTCGAACATCCGGAGTTCG carries:
- a CDS encoding benzoate-CoA ligase family protein gives rise to the protein MSFEPPNPFNIADYFLDDRVREGNGGRVALRTADGNVTYAELQARADRFANALGGLGVRPEQRVLIALPDVPDFAAALFGTLKAGAVGVMVNRFLDERRLRDLCDYTRAAAVVLQADQREPFDRAAASARARPRLLVLGTEEGERVVGDSDPHFDNFRSHSDDPAIWLFSGGTTGLPKGVVQSHASFANSTERYARRVIGYAPDDVTISVPKLFFGYATGSNLLFPLAAGGSAVLFPERCTADELFAQIARHRPTILVNVPTMANQMVTHPRAHEQDLSCLRLATTAGEALPASLHRRWNDTFGVELLDGLGTAEMWHVFISNRPGEVRPGTLGTAVPGFDVRLCDDDGREVPPGELGRMRVRGGSRAHGYWQRPRETRRAFAHDWYVSGDMMTRDEDGYFTYQGRSDDLLKVSGKWFSPAEAEERLLAHVDVREAAVVGVEDADGLVVPVAFVILADGSPADATDLRTHARNRMESYKIPRAIHLLDDFPRTHLGKVDRRALKSMAAGSCF